The DNA region GACTATGAATGACACTTTGTGACATTACACATCTTGTGGCCTTGTGAACCTTTTACCCCCCAGACTGTGACATGACAggtaaccaaaaaaaaaaaggtgacttCCTGACCTTTTCTCTCAGCCCAGCTTGTCATCCTCTgattctctttcctttctccctttgACCTCACCAGCAGGGAAGCAGATTCCTATATACTAAAAAATACTAGGCAATACCTGACTCAGTACTTTGCATGTCTGTgttatgctttatttttcagtctttgCAGATAAGTTTGTGTATTTCCattaatgaacatttaaaacatgatgaaaataatattttttctctgttcagcctttttttcttgacactgtttaaaaacagattgaaaAGTTCCTTCTTTGAAAAACATGGTTCTCCTTTTCTTATAAGGGGAGCTGTAGCAATtgctttttgttatttctgGTTACATGTGTAACTCTCTGACTGTGGTCATAAACTAGTTTTGTAACCAACAATTGATGGCATAACTAAAGCACTTTGTCACCCAGGAGGTGGGACCAGAGTCTTTTATAAAGTTATGAAATGATGATCAACTTTGTAATTGTATCAACAATGTCTTATTGGATTATGCATTCTAGTTCATGTGATACATAAGCATTTTCCCTGTGTTACACAGAGGGTTTACTTGAATGATTTCCATTGATCTAcaacatatttaaatttgtttatttatttgtaaccATCCCTTTAATGTGGCAACAACTGGAGCAAATTTGATCTGCATAATGTTGTTTTCCAAAGCTACAATGAAacacatagattttttttatacttttaattAATAGCTTAAATGTAATGTATAAAGCTGTCAGATAACTACAGAGTAGTAGGCTAAAACTATAAATGTATCCTGTTAACTCTAGTAGCAGAATTTGGATAAAATGTACTCAAGTAGGCCACCTAAATTGTATTGTATTTcataaggaaagaaaatgagtaAGGCTTTACTGAAATCAAGCTTTATTTCCAAAATGAGTGTCCAACAAGTGCAGCCAAGGTTGTGGAACATATGTTGCATAAGAAAACTTCTGAAACATAAATCTACAATccaaatatttacaaaacaaaggGTTCAAAAATGAAGCATCTCACTCCGTGAAAGCTgcacatttcaaatgaacaagTGTCCAAACATTTGTTGGTAATTATGTACAGTCCTTCAGAGCCATCAGTCTTTAAATGTCCCTGTCAGCTACCAGAATCTTCTCCTTGGCAGCATCCTGGCAGCATCCCGCATCTGCGGGCAGTACCGACGTGTGTGAGCTCGATCCCCGGTGGCCTCACACATGGGACAAGTGTAGGTCCGGAGGATGGGACAGGCCACCCTGCCGTCGTTGGTTTTCAGCTTGTGTGAGCGGTAGACTCTCGGAGTCTCCCCGTTCTGCTTGCAGAAGCGGCAGAAGTCCGAAGAAGAGCTGGAGTCAGACAGGCTGCTGGCC from Echeneis naucrates chromosome 20, fEcheNa1.1, whole genome shotgun sequence includes:
- the LOC115061259 gene encoding nanos homolog 2-like; amino-acid sequence: MTTAPSQSQTVQSSLLADSGCFNMWHDYLDLGRMLEKLCHRREVEHKDTRYPETEQASPRREDHRQSAESSSASSLSDSSSSSDFCRFCKQNGETPRVYRSHKLKTNDGRVACPILRTYTCPMCEATGDRAHTRRYCPQMRDAARMLPRRRFW